The following are encoded together in the Flavihumibacter fluvii genome:
- a CDS encoding GH92 family glycosyl hydrolase, with product MKISISVIGWAVLSFVYNNNKQIDYTKYVNNFIGTEGTGHTFPGPCMPFGMVQPGPDNADFGWDYTSGYQYKDSIIMGFSQTRANGTGISEFGDVLLQPFTDDSKQTFEEAYAKETENASPGYYTVRLNNKVKVELTCTERVALHQYTYPQRKALLLVDLQHGLRFLTDSLVLESQVKMEDNKTISGYCHTSNWVERKYFFTIRFNQPFTSSQQLEQKPKEAAQKFVLRFDLDDKVLQAKIALSTVSVEGAKSNLQKELPGWDFSTTVANAKRVWNSYLSRIEIEAGQKEKGIFYSCMYRLFLQPSNITDIDGRYRGADDSIRTAKNGEYYSTLSLWDTYRAAHPLYTLIAPEKVNGFINSMIEHSKAAGFLPIWTAWGKDNYCMIGNHAIPIITDAYLKGFTGFNAAEALQQMIRSTTENHINSNWTLLNKYGYYPIDSLDNEAVSRTLEHGVDDYCIGLMAQKKGNKEIAGTYFKRAAYYKNLYDTTTRHMRGKDSRGKWRSPFNPIIATSPMNNPGDYTEGNAWQYFWTPALYDVEGMMQLLGGKKYFTAQLDSFFTIKAQHPNKHLGQEAMIGQYAHGNEPSHHIAYLYAYSDKPERGREIITKICTEFYGNTSGGMIGNDDCGQMSAWYIFSTLGFYPVNPASGEYIIGQPQIKTAIVHLEDSKLLVINNHNTGSVKLNEIQISDFKLTHKQLSAGGLLNF from the coding sequence ATGAAAATATCTATCAGTGTCATTGGGTGGGCAGTACTCTCTTTTGTATATAACAACAATAAGCAGATTGATTACACTAAATATGTAAACAATTTTATCGGGACCGAAGGAACTGGTCATACATTCCCCGGACCCTGCATGCCGTTTGGCATGGTGCAGCCGGGTCCCGACAACGCAGATTTTGGCTGGGATTATACCAGCGGTTATCAATACAAAGATTCCATCATAATGGGGTTTTCCCAAACAAGGGCCAATGGTACAGGAATAAGTGAATTTGGCGATGTACTTTTGCAGCCATTTACTGATGATAGTAAACAGACATTTGAAGAAGCCTATGCCAAAGAAACGGAAAATGCATCCCCGGGATATTACACGGTTCGTTTAAACAATAAAGTCAAGGTTGAATTAACCTGTACAGAGCGGGTTGCCCTCCATCAATATACATATCCCCAAAGAAAAGCATTATTGCTTGTTGACCTGCAACATGGCCTCCGTTTCCTGACAGATTCATTGGTACTGGAAAGCCAGGTTAAAATGGAAGACAATAAAACCATCAGCGGATATTGCCACACCAGCAATTGGGTGGAAAGAAAATATTTTTTCACCATAAGATTCAACCAACCCTTTACTTCATCTCAGCAACTGGAGCAAAAGCCTAAAGAAGCTGCGCAAAAGTTTGTATTAAGGTTTGACCTGGATGACAAGGTCCTTCAAGCGAAAATTGCCTTATCAACCGTAAGTGTTGAAGGTGCAAAAAGCAATTTACAAAAAGAATTACCCGGTTGGGATTTCAGTACAACAGTCGCCAATGCAAAAAGGGTTTGGAATAGCTACTTAAGCCGGATAGAAATAGAAGCAGGACAAAAAGAGAAAGGGATTTTTTACTCCTGCATGTACCGCTTGTTTCTTCAACCATCGAACATTACTGACATAGATGGAAGGTACAGAGGTGCCGATGATTCAATAAGAACAGCAAAGAATGGTGAATATTATTCTACACTGTCACTTTGGGACACCTATCGGGCCGCGCACCCTCTGTACACATTGATTGCACCTGAAAAAGTAAATGGTTTTATCAACTCCATGATCGAACATAGCAAAGCTGCAGGCTTTTTACCTATCTGGACCGCATGGGGTAAGGACAATTACTGTATGATTGGCAATCACGCTATACCGATCATTACAGATGCCTACCTGAAAGGATTCACCGGATTCAATGCAGCAGAAGCCTTGCAACAAATGATACGATCCACCACCGAAAACCACATCAACAGCAATTGGACACTACTGAATAAATATGGATACTATCCCATTGACAGCTTAGATAATGAAGCGGTATCAAGGACATTGGAGCATGGTGTAGATGATTACTGTATTGGCTTGATGGCGCAAAAAAAGGGTAACAAAGAAATTGCCGGAACATACTTTAAACGGGCAGCGTACTATAAGAATCTGTACGATACAACCACCAGGCATATGAGGGGAAAAGACAGCAGGGGTAAGTGGCGATCACCATTCAATCCCATAATAGCCACATCACCAATGAACAATCCGGGTGATTATACAGAAGGCAACGCGTGGCAATATTTCTGGACGCCGGCACTGTATGATGTAGAAGGTATGATGCAATTACTGGGCGGAAAGAAATACTTTACCGCACAATTGGATAGTTTCTTCACTATAAAGGCACAACATCCAAATAAGCATTTAGGGCAGGAAGCTATGATTGGACAGTATGCTCATGGCAATGAACCAAGCCATCATATTGCTTACCTTTATGCATACTCAGATAAGCCGGAAAGAGGCAGGGAAATCATCACTAAAATCTGTACCGAATTTTATGGAAATACGTCCGGCGGGATGATTGGGAATGATGATTGCGGACAAATGAGTGCCTGGTATATTTTCTCCACATTGGGTTTTTATCCAGTAAATCCAGCAAGTGGTGAATACATTATCGGCCAGCCTCAAATAAAAACTGCAATTGTTCATTTGGAGGACAGTAAACTCCTGGTAATAAATAACCATAACACTGGATCCGTAAAATTAAATGAGATACAGATCAGTGATTTTAAATTAACCCATAAACAACTTTCCGCTGGAGGTTTACTGAATTTTTAA
- a CDS encoding glycoside hydrolase family 13 protein has translation MKINHLFKILIGIQLICVNAHAQIHHVEPLNWWVGMKNPNLQILINGENISETTPVINYPGVTIKKINRADSKNYLFIDLFIDKIALPGSLDISFRKDGKVVYSYRYDLLKREQNAAQYQGFNSSDAIYLIVPDRFANGDYVNDVVEGMKEHTVNRSLPGVRHGGDIRGIINNLDYIKDMGFTAIWPTPMLENDMPAYSYHGYSITNHYKVDPRYGTLDDYKELAAKAKQKGLKLVFDEVLNHTGSNYWWTGDLPFKDWINFAPPHPYVGTNHRRTVNQDMYASDYDKEIWSNGWFDKTMPDMNGKNPFMSTYLTQNTIWWIETLQLAGIRQDTYGYSDKTFLKNWSCSIINEYPKLSLMGEEWSYNPLITSYWQEGKQNRDGYTSCLNTIMDFPLQDALVKSLTNKEDASYNEPFTKIYEMMANDFVYANPNQMLVMGDNHDMDRLFMQLNQDVALTQMALTFILTIRGIPQIYYGTEILMDNTGHHKVDGLIRADFTGGWKEDTANAFTGTGLNNNQLSIQSYLKKLLNWRKNNPVIATGKTVHFAPFNGIYTYFRYNKEKIIMVVMNINSMATGIDTDRFAEILKGKTTAVKVISGQTVDIKTNILINPKSAIVLEIK, from the coding sequence ATGAAAATAAATCATCTTTTTAAAATACTGATCGGTATACAATTGATCTGTGTGAATGCACATGCACAAATACACCATGTAGAACCCCTTAACTGGTGGGTGGGTATGAAAAATCCAAACCTGCAAATACTCATCAATGGTGAAAATATAAGTGAAACTACCCCTGTTATTAATTATCCAGGTGTCACTATAAAAAAAATTAATAGGGCCGATAGTAAGAATTACCTGTTTATCGACCTTTTTATTGATAAAATAGCCCTGCCTGGTAGCCTTGATATAAGTTTCAGGAAAGATGGAAAAGTGGTTTATAGTTATCGCTACGATTTATTGAAACGGGAACAGAATGCCGCTCAATACCAGGGATTCAATTCATCGGATGCTATCTACCTGATAGTTCCCGATCGCTTTGCCAATGGGGATTACGTCAATGATGTTGTGGAAGGCATGAAGGAACATACAGTTAACCGCAGCTTGCCGGGGGTCAGGCATGGCGGAGATATACGTGGTATCATCAACAACCTGGACTATATAAAAGATATGGGCTTCACCGCTATCTGGCCCACACCAATGCTCGAGAATGATATGCCCGCATATTCATATCATGGTTATTCCATTACCAATCATTACAAAGTTGATCCACGTTATGGCACACTGGATGATTACAAAGAGCTTGCGGCAAAAGCAAAACAAAAGGGATTGAAACTGGTATTTGATGAAGTATTAAACCATACCGGTAGCAATTATTGGTGGACAGGTGATTTACCCTTTAAAGATTGGATCAATTTCGCGCCGCCTCATCCATATGTAGGCACGAATCATCGTCGCACAGTAAATCAGGATATGTACGCCTCGGATTATGATAAAGAAATATGGAGCAATGGATGGTTTGATAAAACAATGCCTGACATGAACGGTAAAAATCCATTCATGTCAACCTACCTAACCCAAAACACAATCTGGTGGATAGAAACACTACAATTAGCTGGAATAAGGCAAGATACCTATGGGTACTCTGATAAGACATTTTTAAAAAACTGGAGCTGTTCGATTATAAATGAATATCCGAAACTCAGTTTAATGGGTGAAGAATGGAGTTATAATCCATTAATTACTTCCTATTGGCAAGAAGGCAAGCAAAACCGGGATGGCTATACCAGCTGCCTCAATACGATAATGGATTTTCCGTTGCAGGATGCACTTGTAAAATCCTTAACCAATAAGGAGGATGCCTCATATAATGAACCATTTACGAAAATATATGAAATGATGGCTAATGATTTTGTGTATGCCAATCCAAACCAAATGCTGGTCATGGGTGACAACCATGATATGGACCGGCTCTTCATGCAATTAAACCAGGATGTGGCCTTAACCCAGATGGCATTGACATTCATACTAACAATCCGAGGTATACCACAAATATATTATGGCACTGAAATTTTAATGGATAATACCGGCCATCATAAAGTTGACGGATTAATCCGTGCTGATTTTACAGGTGGGTGGAAGGAAGATACAGCCAATGCTTTTACCGGAACCGGACTAAATAACAACCAATTAAGCATTCAGTCCTACTTAAAAAAATTACTCAACTGGAGAAAAAATAATCCTGTAATTGCAACCGGGAAAACGGTGCATTTTGCACCCTTTAATGGTATTTATACCTACTTCCGGTACAACAAAGAAAAAATTATCATGGTTGTAATGAATATCAATAGCATGGCTACCGGCATTGACACAGATCGCTTCGCGGAAATACTAAAAGGAAAAACTACAGCTGTCAAAGTAATATCCGGACAAACAGTTGATATAAAAACAAACATCCTAATTAATCCCAAATCAGCGATTGTATTGGAAATAAAGTAA
- a CDS encoding 2-isopropylmalate synthase has protein sequence MAQKIFIFDTTLRDGEQVPGCKLNKKEKIELALELEALGVDILEAGFPISSPGDFDAVHEIATLLKKTVVCGLSRAVQKDIEVAAAALKPAARKRIHTGIGTSDFHIKAKFNSTREEILVRAVQAVKWARNFTDDVEFYAEDAGRTDNDYLARVVEAVIKAGATTVNIPDTTGYCLPYQYGDKIAYLINNVPNIDKAVLSCHCHNDLGLATANSIAGVIAGARQIECTINGLGERAGNTSLEEVVMIIKQHGHLGFYTDINAKELNPMSRKVSDTMRMPVQPNKAIVGANAFSHSSGIHQDGFLKDTTTYEIIAPEEVGADSSKIVLTARSGRSALAYRFKNLGHEFNRNDIDALYEEFLKLADTQKEVHDEDLERMAKAYAVKALVS, from the coding sequence ATGGCGCAAAAAATATTCATCTTCGACACCACCCTTCGCGATGGCGAACAGGTGCCCGGCTGCAAACTGAACAAAAAGGAAAAGATCGAACTGGCCCTCGAACTCGAGGCCCTGGGCGTGGATATCCTTGAAGCCGGTTTCCCGATCTCCTCACCGGGTGATTTCGATGCCGTTCACGAGATCGCTACCCTGCTGAAAAAGACCGTGGTATGTGGACTCAGTCGCGCTGTACAGAAAGATATTGAAGTAGCCGCAGCCGCCCTGAAACCGGCCGCGCGCAAACGCATCCATACCGGAATCGGCACCTCCGATTTCCATATTAAGGCCAAGTTTAATTCCACCCGCGAGGAAATCCTGGTCCGCGCCGTCCAGGCCGTGAAATGGGCCCGGAACTTCACCGATGACGTGGAATTCTACGCCGAAGACGCCGGTCGCACCGATAACGACTACCTCGCCCGCGTGGTGGAAGCCGTCATCAAAGCGGGTGCCACTACCGTCAATATTCCCGATACCACCGGCTACTGCCTGCCTTACCAATATGGCGACAAGATCGCCTACCTTATTAATAATGTACCGAATATCGACAAGGCTGTGCTGAGCTGCCATTGCCATAATGACCTCGGCCTGGCAACTGCCAATTCCATCGCCGGCGTGATCGCCGGTGCCCGCCAGATCGAGTGCACCATCAACGGCTTGGGCGAGCGCGCCGGTAATACTTCCCTCGAAGAAGTCGTAATGATCATCAAGCAACATGGCCACCTGGGCTTCTATACGGATATCAATGCCAAAGAACTGAACCCCATGAGCCGCAAGGTCTCCGACACCATGCGCATGCCCGTGCAGCCAAATAAAGCTATAGTAGGCGCCAACGCTTTCTCGCACTCCTCCGGTATCCACCAGGATGGTTTCCTGAAAGACACCACGACCTATGAGATCATCGCGCCTGAAGAAGTGGGTGCCGACAGTTCAAAGATCGTGCTTACCGCCCGCAGTGGCCGCAGCGCCCTGGCCTACCGGTTCAAGAACCTTGGCCACGAGTTCAACCGTAACGATATAGATGCCCTCTACGAGGAATTCCTGAAACTGGCCGATACGCAGAAAGAAGTACACGACGAAGACCTTGAAAGGATGGCCAAAGCCTATGCGGTTAAAGCCCTGGTTTCTTAA
- a CDS encoding ATP-binding cassette domain-containing protein — MSDINTILAYIRQRRSNHLLIAGSAGSGKTRLARAIANDPELSSRVIFVAQHYHFTNRSHVNQFYYQQRFNSIDADDSATVAEELDKIGLPSTARTRLLQVFGMEGRQDAPLLHLSSGEHKRFQLVKAFLQQPGILVLDEPFTGMDARSRSLLRALMAQLAAGGTQIILVCSKADCPDFIELTHHLDANPGGAAHFEVPEHIEPLPFLADTLVKLDNTTIRYGEMTLFADLSWAVSTGERWWLKGENGSGKSTLISLLTGDNPKAYANHLELFGKKRGSGESIWDIKKNIGFVSPELQWYFDNSMSVFATIASGLFDTIGLFRKLNEEQDGIVRQWLNAFGLTHLQDKSLSQLSNSQQRLALLARAMVKNPALLILDEPCQGLDDQQIDNFRNIVDALCEDPNRTLIYVTHYDNELPRCINKSILLHNQQATLKAYHSTLIPA; from the coding sequence ATGAGTGATATCAACACCATATTAGCCTATATCCGGCAGCGCCGGAGCAACCACCTGCTGATCGCCGGATCAGCCGGTAGTGGCAAAACACGCCTGGCCCGGGCCATCGCCAATGACCCGGAGCTAAGTTCCAGGGTGATTTTCGTGGCCCAGCACTACCATTTTACGAACCGGTCGCATGTGAACCAGTTCTACTACCAGCAGCGTTTCAACAGCATCGATGCCGATGATTCAGCTACCGTCGCAGAAGAGCTCGATAAAATCGGCCTGCCCTCGACCGCCCGCACCCGGCTCCTGCAGGTCTTTGGAATGGAAGGCCGCCAGGATGCGCCCCTCCTTCACCTGAGCAGTGGCGAGCACAAGCGTTTCCAGCTGGTGAAAGCCTTCCTGCAGCAGCCCGGGATCCTGGTACTGGATGAACCGTTTACCGGGATGGACGCCCGCAGCCGAAGCCTCCTGCGCGCCCTGATGGCCCAACTGGCTGCCGGCGGTACACAAATTATCCTGGTCTGCAGCAAGGCCGATTGTCCCGATTTCATTGAACTGACCCACCACCTCGATGCGAACCCAGGGGGCGCGGCCCATTTCGAGGTGCCTGAACATATAGAACCCCTTCCCTTCCTGGCTGATACCCTGGTGAAGCTCGATAACACCACCATCCGCTATGGCGAGATGACCCTGTTTGCCGACCTAAGCTGGGCCGTCAGTACCGGTGAACGCTGGTGGCTGAAGGGTGAGAACGGCTCGGGGAAATCCACACTCATCAGCCTGCTCACCGGCGATAATCCAAAGGCTTATGCCAACCACCTCGAACTTTTCGGTAAGAAAAGGGGAAGCGGTGAAAGCATCTGGGACATCAAGAAAAATATTGGTTTTGTGTCGCCCGAACTGCAATGGTATTTCGATAACAGCATGTCTGTTTTCGCCACAATTGCAAGCGGACTTTTCGATACGATCGGACTCTTCCGCAAATTGAATGAGGAACAGGACGGCATCGTACGGCAATGGTTGAACGCTTTTGGCCTCACCCACCTGCAGGACAAATCTTTATCGCAGCTATCCAATAGCCAGCAACGCCTCGCTTTACTGGCCCGTGCCATGGTGAAGAACCCGGCCCTGCTAATCCTCGATGAACCCTGCCAAGGCCTCGATGACCAGCAGATAGACAATTTCAGGAACATCGTCGATGCCTTGTGTGAGGACCCGAACCGCACCCTGATCTATGTGACGCATTACGACAACGAATTACCACGCTGCATCAATAAAAGTATCCTGTTGCACAACCAGCAGGCAACCCTCAAAGCTTACCACTCAACACTCATTCCCGCTTAA
- the leuB gene encoding 3-isopropylmalate dehydrogenase, with protein sequence MEKKIAVILGDGIGPEVTKQSIRVLDAIAKQFNHKFTYEYALMGADAIDKTGSPLPDATIETCLNSDAILFGAIGHPKYDNDPSAKVRPEQGLLKLRKSLQLFANIRPVHTFPALHHLSPLKSKQLEGVDFIIYRELTGGIYFGNKTLSEDGTQASDDCTYTTAEIERIAHLAFKAAQQRKKKLTLVDKANVLETSRLWRKVVQNIAPQYADVKLDLLFVDNAAMQLIVNPKQFDVILTDNLFGDILSDEASVITGSLGLLPSASIGNGGALFEPIHGSYPQAAGKDIANPLGSIFSAAMMLYHFGLTAEAAKVRAAAQWTLDNGFVSKDIDPMNFYFTSTIGELIADFIQDKIPSELHEENIQLRKSTII encoded by the coding sequence ATGGAAAAAAAGATTGCAGTCATATTAGGCGATGGGATCGGACCGGAAGTCACCAAGCAATCGATCCGGGTACTCGATGCCATTGCGAAACAGTTCAACCACAAGTTTACCTATGAGTATGCACTCATGGGTGCCGATGCCATCGACAAGACCGGTTCGCCGCTTCCCGATGCCACCATCGAGACCTGTCTCAACAGCGATGCTATTTTATTCGGGGCCATCGGCCATCCGAAATACGATAATGACCCCAGCGCCAAAGTAAGGCCTGAACAGGGTTTGCTGAAATTACGCAAGTCCCTGCAACTATTTGCGAATATCCGTCCTGTGCATACCTTCCCTGCCCTGCACCATTTGTCGCCGCTAAAATCCAAACAGCTCGAAGGCGTGGACTTCATCATCTACCGCGAGTTGACCGGTGGTATTTATTTCGGCAACAAAACCCTTAGTGAAGATGGCACCCAGGCCTCTGACGATTGCACTTACACAACTGCGGAAATTGAACGTATTGCGCACCTCGCTTTCAAAGCCGCCCAACAAAGAAAGAAAAAACTAACGCTGGTAGACAAGGCCAATGTACTCGAAACCTCCCGCCTCTGGCGCAAGGTCGTGCAGAACATTGCTCCCCAGTATGCCGATGTGAAACTAGACCTTCTCTTTGTTGACAACGCCGCCATGCAGCTCATTGTAAACCCGAAGCAGTTCGACGTGATCCTCACCGACAACTTATTTGGCGATATCCTGAGCGACGAAGCTTCTGTCATTACCGGTTCACTGGGGCTCCTGCCATCGGCCTCGATCGGTAATGGCGGCGCTTTGTTTGAACCCATCCATGGTTCATACCCACAGGCCGCCGGAAAAGATATTGCGAACCCGCTTGGCTCCATTTTCTCTGCAGCCATGATGCTTTACCATTTCGGCCTTACTGCCGAAGCGGCCAAAGTACGCGCTGCTGCACAATGGACACTCGATAACGGTTTCGTATCAAAGGATATAGACCCGATGAATTTTTATTTCACCAGCACGATAGGCGAACTCATTGCAGACTTCATCCAGGACAAGATCCCAAGTGAATTGCACGAAGAGAATATCCAGCTGAGGAAGTCGACGATTATCTAA
- a CDS encoding branched-chain amino acid transaminase, whose translation MAAYYNNDTMLYLDGAYVKASEAKIDLYSQTMHYGYGVFEGIRAYRTENGETKIFKPVEHYVRLERSARFLNLPYTYTVEELIEATYKVLELNNLQDAYIRPLVYAPANMSFVPNTESHITIQVWAMQPFLGEKLLRVMTSSYQRPNPKGFHIEAKASGHYVNSILASQEAKANGFDEALLNDMDGNIAEGPGANIFYEKFGRLYTPSTGNILPGITRATVFELAAQMGVEVVEKQFTTAELQTADAAFFCGTAAEVIGWESLDNTAFANNWNDSIGKQIQLAYKALVTESSIKETLKELA comes from the coding sequence ATGGCAGCATATTATAACAACGACACCATGCTCTACCTCGATGGCGCTTATGTAAAGGCCAGCGAGGCGAAGATCGATCTCTACAGCCAGACCATGCATTATGGTTATGGCGTATTTGAAGGCATCCGTGCCTATCGCACCGAAAACGGTGAAACGAAAATTTTCAAACCGGTGGAGCATTATGTACGCCTGGAGCGCTCGGCCCGCTTCCTCAACCTGCCGTACACCTATACCGTTGAAGAACTGATCGAAGCCACCTATAAAGTACTCGAACTGAATAACCTGCAGGATGCCTACATCCGGCCCCTGGTGTATGCACCGGCCAATATGAGCTTTGTGCCCAACACCGAATCACATATCACGATACAGGTTTGGGCCATGCAGCCTTTCCTGGGCGAGAAATTATTGCGCGTAATGACCTCATCTTACCAGCGGCCCAATCCCAAAGGATTTCATATCGAAGCAAAAGCTTCCGGCCATTATGTGAACTCTATCCTTGCCAGCCAGGAAGCGAAAGCGAATGGCTTTGATGAAGCCTTGTTGAATGATATGGACGGCAATATCGCGGAAGGTCCGGGTGCCAATATTTTCTACGAGAAATTTGGCCGGCTCTATACCCCATCTACCGGAAATATCTTACCAGGCATCACCCGCGCCACCGTGTTTGAACTCGCTGCCCAAATGGGTGTGGAAGTGGTCGAAAAACAATTCACCACCGCCGAATTGCAAACTGCTGATGCCGCATTTTTCTGTGGCACCGCAGCGGAAGTGATCGGATGGGAAAGCCTCGATAACACGGCCTTTGCCAATAACTGGAACGACAGCATCGGCAAACAAATCCAGCTCGCCTATAAAGCATTGGTTACAGAATCATCAATAAAGGAAACATTAAAAGAACTAGCCTAG
- the ilvD gene encoding dihydroxy-acid dehydratase — MSTELNKYSKTITQDPTQPAAQAMLYGIGLTDEDLAKAQVGVVSMGYDGNTCNMHLNDLAKTIKASIWEQDLVGLIFNTIGVSDGISNGTDGMRYSLVSRDIIADSIEAVCGAQYYDAVIAVPGCDKNMPGSIMAMGRLNRPAIMVYGGTIAPGHYKGQDLNIVSAFEALGQKIAGQLSEADFKGIVMNSCPGAGACGGMYTANTMSSAIEALGMSLPYSSSNPALSEEKQQECRDAGKAIKLLMEKNILPKDIMTRKAFENALVTIMVLGGSTNAVLHLIAMAKSVDVKLTQDDVQAVSNRIPVLADFKPSGKYLMQDLHEHGGVPAVMKYLLSKGLLHGDCMTVTGKTIAENMATVPDLDFDAQKIIYPLEQPLKATGHLQILYGNLAEKGSVAKISGKEGEKFVGPARVFDGEQELIAGISSGRVQKGDVVVIRQVGPKGAPGMPEMLKPTSAIIGAGLGKSVALITDGRFSGGTHGFVVGHITPEAYVGGLIAFVQDNDVIELDAVKNTINLKVSEEEIAKRKLNWKQPELKAKKGILFKYAQHVKDASEGCVTDEA, encoded by the coding sequence ATGTCAACAGAACTGAACAAATATTCAAAGACGATCACGCAGGATCCCACACAACCCGCAGCACAGGCCATGCTCTATGGCATTGGCCTGACAGATGAAGACCTGGCGAAGGCCCAGGTGGGTGTGGTGAGCATGGGTTATGATGGCAACACCTGTAACATGCACCTCAACGATCTCGCAAAAACCATTAAAGCAAGCATTTGGGAGCAAGACCTGGTCGGGCTGATCTTCAATACCATCGGCGTTTCAGATGGCATCAGTAATGGTACCGACGGCATGCGCTATTCCTTAGTGAGCCGTGATATTATTGCAGATTCTATCGAAGCCGTTTGCGGCGCGCAATATTACGACGCCGTGATCGCTGTTCCGGGCTGTGATAAAAACATGCCCGGATCTATCATGGCCATGGGCCGGCTGAACAGGCCTGCTATCATGGTCTATGGTGGCACAATCGCACCTGGCCATTACAAGGGCCAGGACCTCAATATTGTGTCGGCTTTCGAAGCACTCGGACAAAAAATTGCCGGGCAACTTTCAGAAGCCGATTTCAAAGGTATCGTGATGAATTCCTGTCCGGGTGCCGGCGCCTGCGGTGGCATGTACACCGCCAACACCATGTCCTCCGCCATCGAGGCCCTGGGCATGAGCCTGCCCTATTCATCATCGAACCCCGCGCTCAGCGAAGAGAAGCAACAGGAATGCCGCGATGCCGGTAAAGCTATCAAACTGCTGATGGAAAAAAACATCCTGCCAAAAGATATTATGACCCGCAAGGCATTTGAAAATGCATTGGTAACGATCATGGTATTGGGCGGATCCACCAACGCCGTCCTGCATTTAATAGCAATGGCAAAAAGTGTGGATGTAAAATTGACGCAGGATGATGTGCAGGCCGTGAGTAACCGCATTCCGGTGCTCGCCGATTTCAAACCCAGTGGAAAATATTTAATGCAGGACCTCCACGAACATGGTGGCGTGCCTGCCGTGATGAAATACCTGTTATCAAAGGGACTGCTCCATGGAGATTGCATGACCGTGACCGGAAAGACCATTGCCGAAAACATGGCCACTGTGCCGGATCTTGATTTCGATGCGCAGAAGATCATCTATCCGCTGGAACAACCATTGAAAGCAACGGGACACTTACAAATTTTGTATGGCAACCTTGCTGAGAAAGGCAGTGTTGCAAAGATCAGTGGCAAAGAAGGTGAGAAATTTGTTGGTCCGGCTCGTGTCTTCGATGGCGAACAGGAACTCATTGCCGGCATCTCTTCGGGTCGTGTGCAAAAGGGTGATGTGGTCGTCATCCGCCAGGTAGGCCCGAAAGGCGCGCCGGGTATGCCTGAGATGCTGAAACCGACCTCCGCCATCATTGGTGCCGGACTCGGTAAATCTGTCGCGCTGATCACCGATGGCCGGTTCAGTGGTGGCACTCACGGATTCGTTGTTGGGCACATAACACCCGAAGCTTATGTTGGCGGATTGATCGCCTTCGTGCAGGACAACGATGTGATCGAACTCGATGCCGTGAAGAACACCATCAATTTGAAAGTGAGCGAAGAAGAAATTGCAAAGCGCAAATTGAACTGGAAACAACCAGAACTGAAAGCCAAAAAAGGCATTTTGTTTAAATATGCGCAACACGTGAAAGACGCCAGCGAAGGCTGCGTAACCGATGAGGCGTAA